The Sorangiineae bacterium MSr11367 genome window below encodes:
- a CDS encoding Rv1355c family protein, with protein sequence MTASSSDWKPVAYQAGPELAGLVSSGNVLVHDAIDLQLADLMQLRSPARKLGEEELRPRVEAHLGGTPREAYGTWFHYPWSRTLVHVLPPAEFRELRSGVNRHKITAAEQERLARFVIGVVGLSVGQSTAVTLALEGIGGELRLADFDHLTLANMNRLRASVQGLGVNKAVLTARTIFEFDPYANVTIFTEGVTDGNIEAFLDGLDLVFEECDDLRMKVRLRERARARRIAVVMGTSDRGLLDVERFDREPDRPLFHGMTGALDGEKLDGLTAVEKLPIAFAIVGRTLSKRVAVSFLDVGTTIGTWPQLASAVALNSAINADAARRILLGQFTESGRFFVDLEELVRDGAGAETPRPAPQEESCPPPASDPVPDLVPTPHSARGERFSIDEVRTLLAHGTLAPSGGNCQPWRFVVRGGRILCLHDEERSRSGSMLDVEHAATHLAFGALGRNIELAARALGRPVTVVPFPEPGIVCSVEPLPSTETPRSELADFIAERATNRRIAPYAPLERSHRAALIEAAQRAGATLQLATDEDVRVALGHVLGQGDRLRYLSPAMHREMVGEIRWTREDALTRRDGLDLATLELGPGDRVGLHLVADGDVMKMARALGAGRGLELPARKALLASSAVGLLSIAGTDPRAYFAGGRAMQDVWLTATAHRLAIQPMTALLYMFARLERGGGAGFSREEQAELSTLRHRFRELFEVRMDHADLMLFRISYANPPSARSLRRRLGDVIAVEP encoded by the coding sequence GTGACCGCGAGCTCGAGCGATTGGAAGCCGGTTGCTTACCAGGCGGGACCCGAGCTCGCGGGGCTCGTCTCGTCCGGCAACGTGCTCGTTCACGACGCGATCGACCTCCAACTCGCCGACTTGATGCAGTTGCGCTCTCCGGCGCGCAAGCTCGGCGAGGAGGAGCTGCGCCCGCGCGTCGAGGCGCACCTCGGCGGCACGCCGCGCGAGGCGTACGGGACGTGGTTTCACTATCCATGGTCCCGCACCCTGGTTCACGTGCTGCCGCCCGCGGAGTTTCGTGAGCTGCGCTCCGGCGTGAACCGCCACAAGATCACGGCGGCCGAGCAGGAGCGGCTCGCCCGGTTCGTCATTGGCGTGGTCGGTCTCTCCGTGGGGCAGAGCACGGCGGTGACGTTGGCGCTCGAAGGCATCGGGGGCGAGCTCCGCCTGGCAGACTTCGATCACCTGACCCTGGCGAACATGAACCGGCTGCGCGCCAGCGTGCAAGGTCTCGGGGTCAACAAGGCGGTGCTGACGGCACGCACCATTTTCGAGTTCGACCCCTACGCGAACGTGACGATTTTCACGGAGGGGGTTACCGATGGCAACATCGAGGCCTTCCTCGACGGACTCGATCTCGTCTTCGAGGAATGCGACGACCTTCGCATGAAGGTACGCCTGCGCGAACGCGCACGCGCCCGGCGCATTGCCGTGGTCATGGGCACGAGCGATCGCGGATTGCTCGATGTCGAGCGCTTCGATCGCGAGCCGGACAGGCCGCTCTTTCATGGGATGACCGGAGCGCTCGACGGCGAAAAACTCGACGGGCTGACCGCGGTCGAGAAGCTGCCCATCGCCTTCGCCATCGTGGGCCGCACCCTGTCGAAGCGCGTGGCGGTCTCCTTTCTCGATGTGGGCACGACCATCGGAACGTGGCCGCAGCTCGCCTCCGCCGTCGCGCTCAACAGCGCGATCAACGCCGATGCCGCGCGGCGCATCCTGCTCGGGCAGTTCACCGAGTCGGGGCGCTTCTTCGTGGACCTGGAGGAGCTCGTGCGGGACGGCGCCGGCGCCGAAACCCCACGGCCGGCGCCCCAAGAGGAGTCCTGCCCACCGCCCGCGTCCGATCCGGTCCCGGACCTGGTGCCGACTCCGCATTCCGCGCGCGGGGAGCGCTTCTCCATCGACGAAGTGCGGACGCTTCTCGCTCACGGCACCCTGGCCCCGTCGGGCGGCAATTGCCAGCCATGGCGGTTCGTCGTCCGGGGCGGCCGTATCCTTTGCCTCCACGACGAAGAGCGCTCGCGTTCGGGGAGCATGCTCGACGTCGAGCATGCGGCCACGCACCTGGCCTTCGGGGCGCTGGGCCGCAACATCGAGCTCGCCGCGCGGGCGTTGGGGCGGCCGGTGACCGTCGTCCCCTTCCCCGAGCCGGGCATCGTCTGCTCCGTCGAGCCGTTGCCGTCCACGGAGACGCCGCGAAGCGAGCTGGCCGACTTCATCGCGGAGCGCGCCACGAACCGGCGCATTGCGCCGTACGCGCCCCTGGAGCGATCGCACCGCGCGGCGCTCATCGAGGCGGCGCAACGCGCAGGCGCGACGTTGCAGCTCGCCACCGACGAAGACGTGCGCGTGGCACTGGGCCATGTGCTCGGGCAAGGCGATCGCCTGCGGTACCTATCGCCGGCCATGCACCGCGAGATGGTCGGCGAGATCCGCTGGACGCGCGAGGACGCGCTCACGCGGCGGGATGGCCTCGACCTGGCCACGCTGGAACTCGGCCCGGGCGACCGCGTCGGACTGCACCTCGTGGCCGACGGCGACGTCATGAAGATGGCGCGCGCGCTCGGTGCGGGGCGCGGTCTCGAGCTACCCGCGCGCAAAGCGCTGCTTGCATCGTCGGCCGTCGGGCTTCTCAGCATCGCGGGAACGGATCCGCGCGCCTACTTCGCCGGGGGACGCGCCATGCAGGACGTGTGGCTCACGGCCACCGCGCACCGGCTGGCGATTCAGCCGATGACGGCGTTGCTCTACATGTTCGCGCGCCTCGAACGCGGGGGCGGCGCCGGCTTCTCCCGCGAGGAGCAGGCGGAGCTCTCCACCTTGCGGCATCGCTTTCGTGAACTCTTCGAGGTGCGCATGGATCACGCAGACCTCATGCTCTTTCGGATCTCTTACGCCAACCCGCCGTCCGCGCGCTCGCTGCGCCGACGACTCGGCGACGTGATCGCCGTCGAGCCATGA